The sequence below is a genomic window from Thermodesulfobacteriota bacterium.
CGCTCATCTTTTGTGGCGAGCGTCCGGGCAGCTTTCGCCACGAGGATCCGGACTGGTGGGTCAAGCAGATCCGCAGCATCGCCAACAGCTACCTCCGCTGGCAGTTCAACTATCCAGAGCAGCCCATCGATTACCGCGAATACCGCACCTTTTTGCACCTGGCTGGCGGCAAGAAGGGGGACTATCTCCAGGAGACCGACACCATCTCCCGCCTGGTCTACGGCTTCGCCTCGGCGTATCTGGTGACCGGCGAGGAGCATTTCCTGGAGGCGGCGGAAAAGGGTACCGAATACCTCCGGGAGCACATGCGCTTTTACGATGTCGACGAGGATCTCATCTACTGGTACCACGGGGTGCAGGTCGCGGGCGACCGGGAGCTGAAGCTCCTCACCTCGGAGTTCGGGGATGACTACGACTCCATCCCCATGTACGAGCAGATCTATGCCCTGGCCGGTCCCACCCAGACCTTCCGCATCACTGGCGATCCGCGCATCCTTTTCGACATCGAAAAGACCATCGACCTGTTCGAGAAGTTCTACAAGGACAACGAGAAGGGGGGCTACTTCTCGCACATCGACCCCATCACCCTGGATCCCCGCTCCTCGACCCTGGACAAGGGCAACAACCGGGCGAAGAAGAACTGGAACTCGGTGGGCGACCACGCCCCGGCCTACCTCATCAACCTCTGGCTGGCCACCGGCCGGGAGAGCTACGCCGATTTCCTGGAATACACCTTCGACACCATCGAGGCCCGTTTCCAGGACTACGACCACAGCCCCTTTGTCCAGGAGCGCTTCTTCGAGGACTGGAGCCCGGACCGCGCTTGGGGCTGGCAGCAGGACAATGCCGTGGTCGGCCACAACCTCAAGATCGCCTGGAACCTGATGCGCATGAACAGCCTGCGCGAAAAGGACGCCTACGTGGCCTTTGCCCGCAAGATCGCCGGGTTGATGCCGAAAGTTGGCAGCGACCAGCAAAGGGGCGGCTGGTACGACGTGGTGTCCAGGACCCTGGAGCCGGGCGAGGAGCACCACCGCTTCACCTGGCATGACCGCAAGGCCTGGTGGCAGCAGGAGCAGGCGATCCTGGCCTACCTGATCCTGGCCGGGACGCTCAAGGATCCGGAATACCGCAAGGAGGCCCGGGAGGCGGCCGCCTTCTACAACGCCCATTTCCTGGACCGGGACGACGGCGGCGTCTATTTCAATGTGCTGGCCAATGGCCTGCCGTATCTCATGGGCAACGAGCGCTTCAAGGGCAGCCATTCCATGAGCGGCTACCACTCCACCGAGCTGTGCTACCTGGCGGCGGTCTACACCAACCTGCTCATCACCAGGGTGCCGATGAGCTTCTATTTCAAGCCCAAGCCCGGGGCGTTCCAGGACAACATCCTCCGGGTGTCGCCGGACATCCTGCCTTCTGGCAGCGTCCGGCTCACCGCCGTGGAGATCGATGGCAAGCCCTACAGCGACTTCGACGCCGAGGCTCTCTTCGTCCGGCTGCCGGAGGCGACGCATGATCTGAAGGTGAAGGTGACGATCAGCCCGGTGTAATGACCACGGATTCCCGGCCGGAAGAGACCACAGGAGCAAGCACTGCAGAACAGACGAGGAAGTCCCATGAATCCGGAGCAGCTCGAAACTGAGATCATGAAACTGAGTCTTGATGCACGAGCGAAGCTGGCGGAAAGAATCATCTTGAGCTTGGATGCACCGTCTGACCATGAGAACCTGCAGCTGTGGGTGCAGGAGGCAGAACGGAGACTGAATGATCTGCGGGAGGGAAAGGCCAAAGAGGTGCCGGCGGAGGACGTCTTTCGCAGGGCACGGGCCGCCATTCTATGCGCAAGATAACCTTCCACGAGGAAGCGGATTCCGAAGCCCACGAGGCTGCCCTCTACTATAGAAGAGAGGGCAACTGATCTCGGCCTTGCATTTCTGGAAGAAGTCGAGAAGAGTACCCGGCGTATCCTGGAAAACCCTATGGCGTACCAGTGTGTTGGGAGCGAAGTACGGCAAGCACCGGTTGTTCGTTTCCCTTACAGTATCCTTTACGTCATTGAGCCTGCGGAGCACATCCGCGTCATCGCGGTCGCCCACCAGAAACGAAGACCTGGGTACTGGCGGAAGCGACTCCAGATGGAGACATGAAAGCCGGAATAGAGAATCAGGCGGCCAGCACCCGCGGTGAGATTGGCGGGTGCTATCGGGAAGACGCTGGCCGCGTGGTTGGGTGCCGCTCATTCTGAGGGTACAGGAGGAATCCATGACGATCGAAACCCGGGTGGATGGCGACCATGTCGTTGCCCAGCTGAGCGGCGATATCGATGGCAAGACCGCCCCGGAGGTGCAGTCCCGGCTGCTGGCGGCCCTGGCGTCCGGGAACCGCCTGCTGGTGGACATGCGGCAGGTCGGCTATCTGTCCAGCGCCGGCCTCAGGATGCTGCTTCTCCTCTACCGGCAGGTCATGGCGAAGAACGGCCGGGTGGTGCTGGTGGGCGTGTCCGAGGAGATCCGGGACACCATGTCCATGACCGGCTTCATCAACTTTTTCACCCTGGCCGAGACGGTGGAGGCCGGGCTGGCGGCTCTGGGCTGATTGCCCAGACCGCCGCCGTTCCAAGGAGGTGGCATGAGCCCCGGAAGCCCGCCTGCCGTTGGCGCGATCGATCTGGCCGAGCGCCGGATCGATTTCTATCCCACCCACGAGATCGCCGGCTTCCGGCTGCGGCCCGGCAAGCCGTTTCCCTTCGGCGCCACCCTGGTGCCCGGGGGCGTCAACTTCTCCGTTTTCTCCAGCCACGCCGTCGCCTGCACCCTGGTCCTGTTCCAGAAGGGGGCGGCCGAGCCCCTGGCAGAGATCCCCTTCCCCGGCTCGTTTCGCATCGGCCATGTCTGGAGCATGATGGTCTTCGATCTCGACTGCGAGACCGTGGAGTACGGCTTCCGCATGGATGGGCCGTTCGCGCCTGGCCAGGGTCATCGCTTCGATGCCACGAAGATCCTGCTTGATCCGTACGCCAAGGCGGTGGGCGGCCGGGATGTCTGGGGCACGCCGCCGGACTGGAGCAGCATCTTCCCGTACCGGGGCCGACTGGTCTTCGAGGACTTCGACTGGGAGGACGACCGGCCCCTGGAGATCCCCATCGAGGACCTCATCATCTACGAGCTGCATGTCCGGAGCTTCACCCGCCATCCCTCCTCCGGGGTGAAGCACCCGGGCACCTTTGCCGCCCTGCGCGGGAAGATCCCCTATCTCAAGGAGCTGGGCGTCAACTGCGTCGAGCTGATGCCGATCTTCGAGTTCGACGAGTTCGAGAACAGCCGCCGCCATCCGGACAGCGGCGAGATGCTCTACAACTACTGGGGCTACAGCACGGTCAACTTCTTCGCCCCCAAGGCCGGCTTTGCTGCCACCGGCCGGCTGGGCATGCAGGTGGACGAGCTCAAGACCCTGGTCAAGGAGCTGCACCAGGCGGGCATCGAGGTGATCCTGGACGTGGTCTTCAACCACACCGCGGAAGGCAACGAGATGGGGCCCACTATCTCCTTCCGGGGCATCGACAACAGCACCTACTACATGCTGACCCCCGAAGGGTACTACTTCAACTTCTCCGGCTGCGGCAACACCCTCAACTGCAACAACCCCATTGTCCGCAACATGGTTCTGGATTGCCTGCGCTACTGGGCGGCCGAGTTCCACATCGACGGCTTCCGCTTCGATCTTGCCGCCATCCTGGGACGGGACCCCTGGGGCGCCCCCTTGGCCAATCCCCCTCTTCTGGAGACCCTGGCCTTCGATCCGGTGCTGGGCAAATGCAAGCTGATCGCCGAGGCGTGGGATGCCGGCGGTCTGTACCAGGTGGGGTCTTTCCCGGCCTTTGGCCGCTGGGCGGAGTGGAACGGCAAGTACCGGGACGACCTGCGGCGCTTTCTGAAGGGCGATGCGGGCATGGTGGGCGCCCTGGCGCAGCGGATCCAGGGCTCGCCGGACCTCTACGGCTGGAATGGCCGGGGACCTACGGCCTCCATCAACTTCATCACCTGCCACGACGGCTTCACGCTCTACGACCAGTTCGCCTACAACGGCAAGCACAACGAGGCCAACGGCGAGAGCAACAACGACGGCGCCAACGACAACCACAGCTGGAACTGCGGCTGGGAGGGGGAGACCAGCGACCCCGGCACCATTGCCTTGCGGCTGCGCCTCATCCGTAACGCCTGGGCCATTCTCCTGGTGAGCCACGGCGTGCCCATGGTGCTCATGGGCGACGAGATGGGCCGTACCCAGCACGGCAACAACAACACCTATTGCCACGACAACGAGCTCAACTGGCTGGACTGGGGCCTGGCCACAAAGCATGCCGACCTCCTGCGCTTTGCCCGGCTCATGATTGCCTTCCGCAAGGCGCATCCCGTGCTGCGCAGCCGGTACCATCTCACCAACCGGGATTATGCAGGCAGTGGCTGGGCTGACATCACCTGGCATGGAACCGAGGCCTGGAACGTGGACTGGTCCGGTCACAGCCGGGCACTGGCCTTTCTCCTGTGCGGCCGCCATGCCCGGCGCGGCACCGTGGCGGACGAGTCCATCTACGTGGCCATGAACAGCCACTGGGAGCTGCGGTCCTTCGAGCTGCCGGCGCCACCGCCGGGCACCAGCTGGCACGTGGCGGTCAACACCGGCATGCCATCGCCGGAAGACATCTTTGCCCCAGGCACCGAGCCCAGGCTGGCCGACCAGGGCCAGTTCCTGGTGCAAGCCTATGGGGTAGCCATTCTGGTGGCGCGCTGACCGCCAGAGCCTGGCACCCCCCTGACCCCACACGACATCCAGGAAGGAGACGCTCATGCCCCTCGACGTGCAATTGGCAATGGCAGGCAATGTGGCCAAGATCACCCTGGCCGGCGCCCTTGACGCCAGCACCGCCAACCAGTTCAAAGAGGTGATCGAAAAGGCCGCGGCGGAAAAGCCCGCCAGGATGGTCCTGTTCATGGAGAGGCTGGAGTTCATGGCCAGCGCCGGGCTGCGGGTGCTGATCTTTGCCAAGCAGAAGATGGGGGCGGCCGGCGATATCTACGTCATCGGCAGCCAGGGACCGGTGCGGGGCACCCTGGAGATGAGCGGCTTCCATCACAGCGTCTACATTGAGGACACCTACAGCGGGGACTGAGCATCCCGGCCACGCCCGAGCCTGACCCACGGGGGACGCACGCGCATGGAGCCTCTTTCTCTGCCGGCCAACTTGAGCGCCCTGGAGGAGATCGGCCGTTACGTCAAGGCTGCTGCTGAGGCGGCCGGTCTGGATCCGAAGGCGGCCTACGGTCTTCGCCTGGCGGTGGACGAGATCGCCACCAATATCATCCTGCACGGGTACGAGGAGGCGGGCCTGACCGGCAACGTCGATATCGCCGCCGAGCTGTCGCCCACCGCCCTCACCGTGGTCCTGGAAGACGTTGGTCGTCCCTTCGATCCGCGCACCCGGGAGCTGCCGGATGAGGAGGAGCTGCAGAAATCGCTCCTGGAGCGTCCCATCGGCGGGTTGGGGATCTATCTGGTCCTGAACGGGGTGGATCGCTTCGACTACCAGCGGACAGGAGAGCGCAATCGCAACATCTTCATCATGGACCGCCCGGTATCCTGACCAGCCATGCCGAGGATGACGAGTGCACTACCGGCCTGAAGATCTCCACAAGCTGCGCCAGCGCTGGCAGCAGCCGCTGCTCGACCCGGACAGCGGCCAGCCCGTGGAGGTCGAGGGCTGCCGGACCTTCCATGACCTCCTGCGGCGGCGGCTCCAGGAGATCGAGGCCCTGGGTCAGCCGGCCAGTCCGGCTGACCGCAGCCTTCCTGTCTGGCGCACCGAGCGGCGGGCCTTCTGGGAACAGCAAGGCCAGCCCCGCTTTCTCGGCCTGCTCGCCGAGCTGACGCGCTTCGGCCTCCCGGCGGTGACGGGCATCGAGGCCGCCCGCTACGAGATCCGGGAGCCCTGTGACCTGCGCGGCGCCGACCTCCATGCCGTTGCCCTGGACGGTGCCTTTCTGGAGAACGCCCATTTCGAGGGCGCGGATCTCACCGGCGCGCGTCTCGCTGGGGCGCGGTGCTTCGAGACCCATTTCGAGGATGCCGTCTGCGAGCAGGCCTCGTTTCTGGGTGCGGAGTGCCATTTCGCCGCCTTCCACCGGGCCCGCTGCGATCGGGCGCTCTTCGACCAGGCCGACTGCACCATGGCCCGCTTCGATCAGGCCCGGCTCCGTCACGCCTCCTTCGACACCACCATCGCCTACGCCGCCACCTTCGATGGCGCCTTCCTGGCCAAGGCCGCGCTGGCGGCCATGCGGGTCAATCATCTCACCCGCTTCGGTTGCCCGGGCGAGCACCTGGAGGCCAGAGCCAGGAAGGCGGTGCGCCGGGAAAAGCGCCACGAGGGAGACGACTGGTACATCGTCGATCTCTTTCCGGTCTGGCTGCGGGCCGCGGAGGTCAACTCCCAGATCCGTGCCCTCCTGAAGGCCCACGGCTATTTCTTGGCCGCCGATGAATACCAGTACCTGGAGATGGTCTGCCGGCGGCACGTGCTCCATCAGAACCGGGCGAGCGAGGTCCTGGAATGGCTGCTGAAGGACCTGATGTTCGGCTATGGCCTGAAATGGAAGCGGCCCCTGGTCACGGTCTTCGCCATCATCGGGCTGTGGGGCCTGGGCTTTGCCGGCCACTTCCGCCTCCATGCCCTGCACGACTACGGGGCCAGCATCGGCTGGGGGATGTACTACTCGGTCATCGCCTTCACCACGCTGGGCTTTGGCAATGCGCCGGATCTCGATGGCCTGTGGCCCAAGGTGCTCCTGTGCTCGGAGGCCCTCCTGGGCACCATTCTCATGCCCATGTTCCTGTTGGCCTATGCCAGGAAGATCCTGCAGGACTGACGGGCCAGCTTGGATGTCCGTGGAAACGAGGCAATGCCTCTCGGGCACACCGATGCGAGGTGGAGCCGATGTTTTTCACCTGTAGAGCTGTTATTGCGATCTTTTTGACGACTGGCGGCAGTACGTGATAGGCGGATGGATCATAGCCCGGGCGGAACCTTCGGCGCAACCAACTGATTTTACAAGATTTTTCTTGGGATCCCTCGGGCACCACGAACGTAACCTGCCGATTTGATGGCAGATAATCGGACAGACACTCTGGCGCGAAAGATAGCCGGCCGTCTAATACATGTTGGGTTCTAATCTCAACCCTAAAGGCTGTAAAACGTATATGAAACAAAATGCAGAAAATTTAATGATCTGTTTAGGTTTATCTGAACATATCCAAGAAGATGGCACAGCCTATCCATTCGGCCCGATAAGTATATTTAAGTTGGCAAAATTTAAAACCTACTTTTTATACCCGATCTCTGGCAGTAATTTTACTTGGGTCTTTTTAGTCAATGAAAAAGCAAATGAAATGATGGAAGGTAATGATGCTAAAATATATTTAAAATCAGACAAAGAAATATATTTTGGTGCTTTAAAGTTGCCACAATCCGAGCTCGCAAAGCCAGCTAAAATCGGGAAACTTAGAGGTAATGATAATAGGGGGTTTTTCCCCGAAGGATTTGGGTGGTCAATAGTATACTTTAATCATCCAGATTTATTAATCCCCCAGCCCGGTGAATACGAAATAATACTGAAATATTGCGGCAAAGATTCAGTCATAGGAAAAGTTGTTTTTGGATACCGTCCTGCTCCGCCTCTAACCTCTGAAACAATAAAAGCTATAGAATCTGATCCAGGAGCCTCAAAAACAGTTATGATTGAAATCGTTTGCAATAATTGTGGTGGTTCTTTTAAGGCTTATACTGGAATTGATAAAAATCCAGACATAGAAAAGAATGGTTATATTTGGCAATATGATATCAATGAAGCCGAGAAGTTTCAGTGTAAATGCGGACAATCTAATCATTATACAAAATATATAAAAGAAAGCCTGCATGGTTTGCTTATCTCGAACAATCAAACCAAATTTAGTGGTATATCTTATATGAGAAGGTATGCTCATTTAGAACTGGAATCTATAGCAAACAAATTTTATAAGT
It includes:
- a CDS encoding STAS domain-containing protein, which gives rise to MPLDVQLAMAGNVAKITLAGALDASTANQFKEVIEKAAAEKPARMVLFMERLEFMASAGLRVLIFAKQKMGAAGDIYVIGSQGPVRGTLEMSGFHHSVYIEDTYSGD
- the glgX gene encoding glycogen debranching protein GlgX, yielding MSPGSPPAVGAIDLAERRIDFYPTHEIAGFRLRPGKPFPFGATLVPGGVNFSVFSSHAVACTLVLFQKGAAEPLAEIPFPGSFRIGHVWSMMVFDLDCETVEYGFRMDGPFAPGQGHRFDATKILLDPYAKAVGGRDVWGTPPDWSSIFPYRGRLVFEDFDWEDDRPLEIPIEDLIIYELHVRSFTRHPSSGVKHPGTFAALRGKIPYLKELGVNCVELMPIFEFDEFENSRRHPDSGEMLYNYWGYSTVNFFAPKAGFAATGRLGMQVDELKTLVKELHQAGIEVILDVVFNHTAEGNEMGPTISFRGIDNSTYYMLTPEGYYFNFSGCGNTLNCNNPIVRNMVLDCLRYWAAEFHIDGFRFDLAAILGRDPWGAPLANPPLLETLAFDPVLGKCKLIAEAWDAGGLYQVGSFPAFGRWAEWNGKYRDDLRRFLKGDAGMVGALAQRIQGSPDLYGWNGRGPTASINFITCHDGFTLYDQFAYNGKHNEANGESNNDGANDNHSWNCGWEGETSDPGTIALRLRLIRNAWAILLVSHGVPMVLMGDEMGRTQHGNNNTYCHDNELNWLDWGLATKHADLLRFARLMIAFRKAHPVLRSRYHLTNRDYAGSGWADITWHGTEAWNVDWSGHSRALAFLLCGRHARRGTVADESIYVAMNSHWELRSFELPAPPPGTSWHVAVNTGMPSPEDIFAPGTEPRLADQGQFLVQAYGVAILVAR
- a CDS encoding ATP-binding protein, producing MEPLSLPANLSALEEIGRYVKAAAEAAGLDPKAAYGLRLAVDEIATNIILHGYEEAGLTGNVDIAAELSPTALTVVLEDVGRPFDPRTRELPDEEELQKSLLERPIGGLGIYLVLNGVDRFDYQRTGERNRNIFIMDRPVS
- a CDS encoding addiction module protein, producing MNPEQLETEIMKLSLDARAKLAERIILSLDAPSDHENLQLWVQEAERRLNDLREGKAKEVPAEDVFRRARAAILCAR
- a CDS encoding AGE family epimerase/isomerase; translation: MSHIHHTFSDTIAGYVTRFHRTARSFGLKTAHGREFTLHLTPTTYARMMQNLDEGYIDATGRLGELLEPGNLVYVYCIFYPVGDDYRIEAKSLIFCGERPGSFRHEDPDWWVKQIRSIANSYLRWQFNYPEQPIDYREYRTFLHLAGGKKGDYLQETDTISRLVYGFASAYLVTGEEHFLEAAEKGTEYLREHMRFYDVDEDLIYWYHGVQVAGDRELKLLTSEFGDDYDSIPMYEQIYALAGPTQTFRITGDPRILFDIEKTIDLFEKFYKDNEKGGYFSHIDPITLDPRSSTLDKGNNRAKKNWNSVGDHAPAYLINLWLATGRESYADFLEYTFDTIEARFQDYDHSPFVQERFFEDWSPDRAWGWQQDNAVVGHNLKIAWNLMRMNSLREKDAYVAFARKIAGLMPKVGSDQQRGGWYDVVSRTLEPGEEHHRFTWHDRKAWWQQEQAILAYLILAGTLKDPEYRKEAREAAAFYNAHFLDRDDGGVYFNVLANGLPYLMGNERFKGSHSMSGYHSTELCYLAAVYTNLLITRVPMSFYFKPKPGAFQDNILRVSPDILPSGSVRLTAVEIDGKPYSDFDAEALFVRLPEATHDLKVKVTISPV
- a CDS encoding anti-sigma factor antagonist (This anti-anti-sigma factor, or anti-sigma factor antagonist, belongs to a family that includes characterized members SpoIIAA, RsbV, RsfA, and RsfB.) — its product is MTIETRVDGDHVVAQLSGDIDGKTAPEVQSRLLAALASGNRLLVDMRQVGYLSSAGLRMLLLLYRQVMAKNGRVVLVGVSEEIRDTMSMTGFINFFTLAETVEAGLAALG
- a CDS encoding Shedu anti-phage system protein SduA domain-containing protein; its protein translation is MKQNAENLMICLGLSEHIQEDGTAYPFGPISIFKLAKFKTYFLYPISGSNFTWVFLVNEKANEMMEGNDAKIYLKSDKEIYFGALKLPQSELAKPAKIGKLRGNDNRGFFPEGFGWSIVYFNHPDLLIPQPGEYEIILKYCGKDSVIGKVVFGYRPAPPLTSETIKAIESDPGASKTVMIEIVCNNCGGSFKAYTGIDKNPDIEKNGYIWQYDINEAEKFQCKCGQSNHYTKYIKESLHGLLISNNQTKFSGISYMRRYAHLELESIANKFYKLIESEKEEKPFQLYLEKHPVLLACFHAKKIFTKPNILGKFETDFAIINSRNELLLIELERPIPLFTKSGHPTAKLTHAYGQVRDWLFEYEKHPIAVLEGMKLNPNEVVAVRGVVIAGRESNEERKYFQRHLSQPLYQKIEFLSLEDLPKSLIQLSNDLS
- a CDS encoding pentapeptide repeat-containing protein yields the protein MHYRPEDLHKLRQRWQQPLLDPDSGQPVEVEGCRTFHDLLRRRLQEIEALGQPASPADRSLPVWRTERRAFWEQQGQPRFLGLLAELTRFGLPAVTGIEAARYEIREPCDLRGADLHAVALDGAFLENAHFEGADLTGARLAGARCFETHFEDAVCEQASFLGAECHFAAFHRARCDRALFDQADCTMARFDQARLRHASFDTTIAYAATFDGAFLAKAALAAMRVNHLTRFGCPGEHLEARARKAVRREKRHEGDDWYIVDLFPVWLRAAEVNSQIRALLKAHGYFLAADEYQYLEMVCRRHVLHQNRASEVLEWLLKDLMFGYGLKWKRPLVTVFAIIGLWGLGFAGHFRLHALHDYGASIGWGMYYSVIAFTTLGFGNAPDLDGLWPKVLLCSEALLGTILMPMFLLAYARKILQD
- a CDS encoding type II toxin-antitoxin system RelE/ParE family toxin translates to MEERATDLGLAFLEEVEKSTRRILENPMAYQCVGSEVRQAPVVRFPYSILYVIEPAEHIRVIAVAHQKRRPGYWRKRLQMET